The genomic region ACATAAAACTATATATACACATTGACAAAACTGGTAAAAAAGTTCCTGATTACAAAATTAGTATTGCTCCAATGTAATCACATTTTCAAATGACTCTAAAATCCGTACACAATTTCAGCCTATTATAAACAAGAAGGTGAAAACAATCATCCATGACATTGAATAATAACCTTTCTCCTACTGGTACCTTTTTTGTCCATgacaatatgtgtcttgttctgagaaaactgggcttaaatcatgtgtgtaaagtgtcgtcccagattagcctgtgcagtccgcacaggctaatcagggacgacactttccgctttaatggtatttttagtttcaaggaagtccctccttaccaaaaatcaagtttaggcggaaagtgtcgtccctgattagcctgtgcggaccgcacaggctaatctgggacgacactttacgcacatgatttaagcccagttttctcagaataagacACAAATTGTAATGGAAccttggtctgggaaaactggttttAATGTTTGCGaaaaaattgttgtcccagataagcctgtgcagtatacacaggcttatcatggacgacactttcggcttgaatggaattttttgtttaagggaAGTCTCATCTAtaccaaaatccagtttaggcgcatagtatcatcccagattagtctttgtgaactgcacaggctaatctggaatgacacttaaaatatgcattaagcccagtttttccagaacaagccTCATATGATGCATTTCATGACACTTGCCGCAAGTCTTAACATTTGTGATGTCTACATAACAGCTGAATGCTTTAAGACTGAATGTTGGGAAAGAAGTTTGAAAGGCTCATTGGTAACAACCATCAGTTGACTTGGGGGGTTTCATAGTCTTAACCAATATATGTGTTATAAAGACCATTCACTTAATGACAAAAGCCAACCATCATGAAAAAAGATTTAAAGATTTTGTTAAGTGTATAACACGTGAAATTGTTACGGAGAGCACCCTCATACTTTCATATCCGCTCAGTGTGAGATTTGGCACGCTTTATCTTCAGTATTTTTGGTGATGTGCCTGGTTATGACACTGGTAGGGTTTCTTTATAAAGGACATACAAACTTCCAACACTAATAAGGGGAACCTTTTTTCACACACAGAAGACCAGATGGTTACATaattttttacagtttaatttTTGCATTGAACAATTGATAATCCACTTTATAAATTTGAGACAACAATGCACCTAATGTACCGAATCACAGTGCATAGTGACATAATGATGAACAATGAACCTTTTAGTCATAGCAATATTCCCATAAGAATATACTTGTTTCACTGTACAAGCATCTTCATTCTATCATCATAAACAATAACCTGATTCCTATGATGATTATCTATCAACCATATCAATACTGTTGCACAATGTAGCATGAATATATTCAAAACACATCTGTATTAACTCTATTGTTAAACTCAGGAATGGGTTGCGCTCTTCATGTGAACTGGTTACACTGAACTCTTGACGAGAACAGGTTTCTACTCTTGCGATACAAAATTTGTAGGCTATCATCCAGCCTATGAGGTGATATGATGCCATTAAAAATCGACTAAGTTCTTGTGACAAACTAAGTTCTCATGGGATACTCTAGGGACGGGAGGACAGGTAAAATCTGTTTTTTATTGCGGGGTCCAAAGACTTGTGGAGGTTTCTGCTCAACACTGAGCGAACGTCATTACAAAACCGTAGTGCGTCCAACATTGGAAGTAGACACAGCAAAGCCGTATCTGTGGCATCACTGAACCACGATGTGATGGGTATAGCATTGTCTGAAATTAAGAAAGAAATCACTTTTTAACACTGTATAAAAACAGCTATCAATTCTTATTACAAATGAgtattgctctgggaaaatggggcttaatccatgcgcaggctgcacaggctaatcagacacaATACTTTTAGCCAACGCTGGATTTTCTTTttaagagacctcctttaaagaAAATATTCACTACAACAGAAAAGTGtcatccccaattagcctgtgcagactgcacagacaaatCAGGAATGActctttgcacatgcattaaccatttgcatgctgggaaatttgtcgtctgctaaaatgtcgtctgctgaatttctagaataagcattttcttcgatttttttcaaagaatactatcagaatagcaaacagtttggatcctgatgagacgccacgttctgtggcgtctcatctggatccaaactgtttgcaaaggccttcaaaattcggtacccgcactgaaagagttaattcaaACCCATTGTTCCCAGAATGAGACTAATACTGCATATTCAAAGTTAGCAATTCctattacaaacaaaatataaaatataactaaCAACCAACATAAACAGTACAAAACGATGTTTTTTGGCAACGATTACAATACAAGTTAActtatttattgataaaacaaaatgtCATGAGAAAATAACCCCTGAAAGTCACCTATTCAGGTATACAAAACTTTATAAAATAATCTTTAAGTAAACACAATTTCAATAATTGAGACACAGGTCGacaataacatatttttgaaacttcaGTTTTGTCTCAATATTCAACATTCTTTTCTACAAGTGAATATCAGATAATTGTTGCAtagtaatgtatacatgtatgtatgtaatgtatgtttttcttttgaccatgcagtcaaggataacccatgaaagtacaagcacttatttccaatggtgtccttttgtttttgctgaagagacaacaagcagaagagacagtattaagttacaaggaatccgggtgcgataccctaggtCTTTGTGAATAGATCCCTAGGTTCTTTTACATGCTCAGTGTATAGCATTGACACACGCAAGAATAACcggggtttcataccagtacatctctagttgggtgggaaacacttaaagcatttctgaaatgtccagtgccccggcctggaattgaaccggggacctctggaatggtagaccagtgtgctaccactcgactaccgcaccaccATGATGGAAGATTCCATGCAGACTTGATTAGGGGAGTTgcaacaaagaaaataaatgtaacctTTTTTCCTCTGATTTTTACTTCAAACACTTAGTGGGAGTAAAACAATTACCAAATACAAGTATGGTACAAACAATCAGGGGAGAAAATCCCATATGGGCTAACTTGTCAGCTGATTTTGCCAACCCTGAGAAAGACTTAAAAATATATCTGAGCCACACTCTGCGAaatccaggcttaatgcatgtgactcaagtgtcatcccagtttagcctgtgcagtccacacaggctattcagggacaacactttctgccttcactggatttttgctaaaaagaaacTTCATGcgaaatgaaaaattccataaaagcgaaaagtggcATCCTTGATTAGCCCtagcatactgcacaggcttatctgggacaacactttatgcacaggcttatctgggacaacactttatgcacaggcttatctgggacaacactttatgcacaggcttatctggcacaacactttatgcacaggcttatctggcacaacactttatgcacaagcgtTAAGCCCGGTTTCTCAGGGCGCCATTTGTATgctctttttttcctttttacgAGGCTTCacacaattaataaaaatgtttaacagaTTCACTAGTTTGGCACTCAAAGACCATGCTGCTTACCTGGATATGCCCTATATGCTACTGGCGAGTTGTCCAGGATAAATATACTGGAGAGATCTCTATTGATAGCAGAGAGGTCCTTAGTGTAGCTACCTGCCTCCAAGTTACAATGCTGAAACAGATAGCATGAGTGTGTGTCATAAAAGGGTTGAAATAATCCAGGGTCCCACCAGCCAATGACCCCCTAAAATTTGGTGGTTTGCCTACAGATTCTATGAAAAACTCGTATGTCGTCTTtacaaagtattttaagaaaaaggTAGGGTCAAATTTCGGCAATTTGGATCATTatcttgttttcttttatattagataaGTGTAAGGATCAGTTCACATTGATATTGGTTAACACCTCCCTCCAGGCTGTGCATTGACCCTTCCATGACGGCCAGCAATTTGGTATTGTGGTCTGTCATAAAGGCCAATTGTCACTTGCATCAAACAAAAGACTAACAGATGGTTATAATAATTGTTCGGCTGATATTGTTACTTCAGTTTCATTTTTACCCATATTATATCTCATATGGATATCGTCTAGAAGACTTGCTTTATGCAGATTTTTTCCTGGCATATCGACGGGTCCGTTAAACAAAACCATtcccaaatatataaatattataaacagtTATGTTAAATTAGTTTATCCGAAATCAGAGAACTTTTTATGCGAAAAAATTCCCAACCCCAATATTGCATTTTTTGCAGGAATAGGCCTGTCATAGGTTACAGTGGCTGGCACTTAATGCAAGAAACACTTTTTTTCGGACTTTGCAAAGCATTGCAGCCAGCTGCCTTTTATAGAGAGCCTTTCAGTTTTCTGCGCAATTTATTTTAGAGAGCCTTTCAATTTGCTGCGCATTTCATTTTAGAGAGCCCTTAAATTTTCTGATACCTTACATTCCTttgtatagcgcgcagttttttacctccaaatcTCAAATTAAAAAGTTGGTGCGCATAATACATTGATACTACGCTTTCCTTGCTGTTAAATTGCAAATAAtacatttcgtaatcgtaaataatcataATAGCCACCATTTTTGTAatccagaaaactacaccctataatcttacagactgaaggggccgttgtcgaaacaacaaagtCTGTAAGGGCAGATATGAACGGTGTCGCATTAGttatgaacaataaaataaaatgttgaatttaagtatgcaaacatttatttgtctgtgtttgtGCATTTCTACATTGGCAGCTTACGTTGGACTGGTAACGTAACCGTAGGTGTGAACAGGGACTTcttaacagtgctccagctaggcctaaatcgaagggcgccgcgccctgccctcccgaacctccgccctgcccccccgaaacTCCGCCCTgtccccccccctcaaaaaaaatagtatttttttaaattttttttttacatatgataattcataaatctctcattacattgtaattagtttaatcctcattgtagacattatatttgaatggtttaataataatggaaataatacaattatttataacatataaatttacatgcaataggaagcattccagaaacacctgcgcgctcgaaagtgcccttttcacaaaatactgcgcgtcgaaagtgcccttttgacaaaaaagccccccctgcccttttcaaatcctagctggagcactgttctTAAGTGTTTTCCAGTTTGGTCCAGGTTTTTGGCGCATTcattgttcatcacattcacaCCTGTGTAACGCGACAAACAATAACCCAACTTCATACTTGTCCAACATCATATATTAACAGTTTTACGTCAATACTGACATGTCTCAACAGCTGTCTCTCATGTGCCACAAAGttttattcagcattcaaatttaatttccccaaggaagaatgacatgatgtacatgaattcttattttctcatgtTTTACACGAAATGATGCGGACTGTTAatctgttgctagaaaattacaaaattgtcagaaaagtatagtgctatgcaacccatgctcctaatcataatgccgtttcctattttgaatgcttaccagtaattaagctttccaatgcaccggattattggattgcgcaatagtaaaatAGCGGCCATTtttggtccgatttggtggttttattgtctttaaatattttgttctccatttttgcattaataaaacagcctgcgcgctaaaCATAGGAGCGCGCTATACGAGGGAAAATTCAGTAAATATCCTTTTGGAGAGCTATTCATTTCAGAGAGCCTTTAATTTTTCTGAGAAATTCATTTTAGAGAGCCCTTACATATTCTGATAAAATTCTTTGTGGGATCCTTTAGATTTTCTGATAAACATGTCTTTTTATAATGAAAGAATGAGGAAAGACAACCATGGACAACAAATTAGATTTAAAACCTGCTTTATCTGATTCAATAATACGGGGTTGATTTACCTGTCTATAGTATCTCCGGTTTAATATACCGCGACTATTATCGAGCTTGTCGGCGACTGCTGCGCCGTATATCTCCATACTAGCCGTGAACACGACCAAGTCGTACCACTGACTCGCCTGAAACAAGGGAGACAACTGGGTGAGCAATTAGTACCATGGGCAGCTATGGTATTGTACACTGAGATTGTTTAGCCTCATTGTTtataaatgggcttaatgcatgcatgtaaagagtcatcccagattagcctgtgtagtctgcacaggcttatcagggactacacattCCACCCTTAAGGTATGtttgttttaaaggaagtctcatctttACAGAGCAAACATCCAgcaacagaaagtgtcatccctgattagcctgtgtggactgcaaaggtttatcagggacaacaagtgaaccacgtgcattaagcccagttaacTCAGAACAAGGCTTCATTACAATAGCTGTATCCCCGAAAACTTGCCAGTCCTCAGACAAACCAGTATATCTGTATAAGGTCCCGCATAACatgtgccaacgctcggctgcggatgcagttttgaataaatgaaagcttgtaagattacatttttttaggtcacagtgaccttgacctttgacctagtgaccccaaaataggtgtggtgtgtagaactcatcaaggtgcatctacatatgatgtttaaaagttgtaggtggaagcactctgattttagagccaatgtaaaggtttcaGCACGACGCCAGCAGACGatgagctagctatgacaatacctcgggttttctcctaaaacagccgagctaaaactTATCCATTGTAgccagcagagctccagataagaggcgtatctgcatATTTACGcactgtaaaaaaataaataaaactcattAAAAATCAGCCCAGTACGTcacaaaacgcaatacaaatcttggtacgtattttaaatcgattaaagtgcgtaacctgtttaaccaataatccagttaagttttaagtctaagttaacctttgaatcaaaagtaagtcaatcaaaataagcttgtaataaaaatggcggcccatcatgtttgtggatctAAAAAGGGATGTTTTAAGCGACCAGCGGCTCCTgtggaaatatttttaaaaaagctgttcatatcgtcattttaaattaattctgtttgcatttaataatctaaataacaaaaaaaatatttctagattaaacacgccatttactttgtcagttttcaatggaaatggaaaatacccctcaatattcctaaatagtttatggctgaaacaaaggagtaaaatacgctttaacaataatatcagggggtgaaataccctttagactaaatccttatctggagctctggtagcCAGTAAACAATACTGGTTGAGTATAtactttatttgatttgattttccAGACAACAGACATTATGATCAGTTATAAATAAGAGATCAGGGCTTTTTCTACTTTTCATGATGGACCACATTCCCAATCAAATTTGTTTtccaaaacaagaaaaaaaaacaatttaggaCAAATGCTAAAAGTGACTTATCATTTATCAACTGAAATCTGCTTAGTTTACATTTTTGCCACAACAAAATTCTATATTTTAGTTTCACCTTaactaattatttttttataatttctaaaaGTGTCTTAATTATGATTAATGTCAATTTTCACTCTGAGTAACCATTTACAAGTACCCTGTAAACCTTTATCAATGGTTATTATACATGAATACATACATTGTTATTTTCTGATTTTAGGTACTCATGTGATGAAGTTTATCCCAAAGAGGAGAATGTCACATTAAGTCCTTAAtttccaatgtttgcatttttcaaaaatggAGGAAAAAGGGCACAGGAGATAACAAGACTGTGAAGCTAGATGTGAGTTGAAACTTTCGCACAGACTGAAATATCAAATTCTGATATTAATTTTAAGGCCAGTATATATAATTAGTGATTTCTTATGACTCCAATATGAATTGTTCCCTTCAGATATTGATGTTGTGTACTCATTGCTTATTGATTGTCGTACATTCCAAGAATCTCTTGCTTCAACATATTTAAAGGTGCTTGAAAATAGAAGAGAGATAAAACTGCCGTTTGAATGAAGccattatttacatataaaatattaaagacaagaatcaaattattatttttttattttatgacaaaagCATGTGTTACCGCAGAAAAGTTGAACAAAGTGAAATACGTTGAACTATGAAAGCACATAGAAACAGTTTCTTTGAAACTCTAAAGCAAATTTTGGTACTTACAACTTCCAAGAAATAATCTACATGAGGTCGTTTGTGGACGAAAAACCTGACTGGATGTCTGTCTATCATCACCTGAATGTAGAAATTAAGATTTGAACTGGAAAaaaccaggctttatgcatgtgcataaagaacTTACTATTCCagattgtgcagtccacacaggctaataagggacaaaactttccacttttattgaattttcattaacagGGGTCTCTTTTATACGTTTGTGCAGAGTCTGTGACaatacttaatgcacatgcataaaaaagtAGTCATTCTAtgctgcttatgtttatattCTTACTTCGTTTATCTCTGTGACACaattgtatgtgaaatatctagtgtttaaACGATGTACACATTGCAAGCCTGAATAAAAATTTGTCTTGTGTTATAAACATTTACATTGAGATTTAAACaagatgcagtgttttttttcacctataggggaacggcggcggggcccgtccaaaggggaaaaatgcgttgttttttaggaaaaggggaaattaaaaaattcactcttttatatgtaatgatatttattatatgaatacacatgtatgtatgaatgtaatattcacagctgaatgtctccatcctttttcttaaatatatatcaatgattttttcaacattagtttcagactgTTCAGCCTTATGCACACtgagtctcagttttcctagccattttgagtctaatagggatttgttaaattgatacatTGGCAAATTtcagcatttttttcaataaaatggatcaaattgacatttttttatcaacaaatattgacacaatatagagaTACATCAGACCTTTTCCTGATCATTTTGGGGAAacaatgcaattcatgtgaaaagtccactgattttggaaaaactaatttaatataactctttataataattcaaaatcatatttattttagttatatactttgttagttgttaatgatataaatttgagatatatttctcattagacagttctttctaaaaaaaaaataatttttttttttttaaattctggaatcgattttttctacaaaattggggaaaaatatatactctttttttaggggaatggggccgaatatcggccccaaaattgccataaaaaaaccaCTGAGATGCTTTGTTTAATAACGCAGCTGCTCCAAGTATTAGCCTTGGCACTATTGACTTCTTGGCCCATTACAATAAGTCTAAGTCTAATAggaggtcaatgtcaaggtctaATGAGTTGAGGTGATATTAATGTGCTATAGTTGAATGGATTATAAAAGCTTTTTGGTAAGGAAGACTGCTATAAATTGAGTGGTCATTGGTTTAACTTAGAATATGGACCTTCTGAATTAGTCTATGTCGTTCCGGCTTACCATTTTGTCACTTTTTGACAGCACCCTTTACTTTTAGTGTTCCTAGAACTTTCCATAGCTAATAATACAGTCttacccctcttaagcagccattcaagggaaacggccaaattggctgcttaagcgggtaGGCCTCTTAAGAGGAGGTCgagtcatagggagtctggagttgatgagtgcatggccaacttttcaatttttgtataaacaaaatagtacatgtgtgtacatgtactaaacaatgtatagcctttatttttttatttctatctttctaaaatcagctataaaacaacattttcattaaaaaaaattttttattcatctttctaatcatcatcaatatcatcatcatcaccagaatcaagtcaatgaaaaagaatcattctcatgattcgttgtttacacaatgcgcgttgtatggcctcttatgcacttaagatgggaacagttgtgaatcagttatgcatGAATAACTCctgtgtcactatcaatcgataatttaatggGTTTAtcgcagttttatggctttgtaatacctaccgcacgaattggtcccgacagtgatctcctccacgcTAAAAtcatggccagttacttaagaggcTGATAATAGCAATCAGGTGTAatcctggtaatcgtgcttttcatacataatattataaaaacattttttcgccgcgtaaaaggttttatcaaaattaatattgaaaacattgtaaatattaaacaaatataaatgttttgtttaattcccaaatgagaataaaaatttgtaatccgaaacacactccagattgttttatgttaacgagaGATTTaaaaattctagcatcaaaaaagtcctcatgtatttcctttgtcccgacaaaagcgcgcaaaaattatgcaccaatgtacaatgtcacgccatacccatgTAAAATGTGTGCGTATTGATGTTTGGATAAGaatttgtagcacagagaacacgtagatcagttgatttcagTTACAAGTTTCGTTGTTCTTTCTAACttttaacaagagttccgcggtcggagatgaccgcattgaagccggatttttgatttaaatgacaggaaagtacctttcgtgtttttgtcaatgcaatacttaaattactgaaatattgttcaaaggtcaaaatgaaatgtaagtacttttcaaggcatgagcaaaccttgtgttatgttttgaatgcatgcatatacatgaacaacaataacatttaaggtcacaaatatgaacttgaattgacaattaggaaagtttgatctcaatttttttattagcaaattagtaacatattgtttgaagtttccatcaatttcattatcaaatgtaagaaaataaacttagatgaaataatactattta from Dreissena polymorpha isolate Duluth1 chromosome 5, UMN_Dpol_1.0, whole genome shotgun sequence harbors:
- the LOC127831930 gene encoding CTD nuclear envelope phosphatase 1-like, producing the protein MIKYLVMGLRGFFVLAAKIWSFICYCFKRQIRSVIQHQTVRYEVIPLSPLSKHRLSMLRRKTLVLDLDETLIHSHHDGVIRQTVKPGTPPDFVLKVMIDRHPVRFFVHKRPHVDYFLEVASQWYDLVVFTASMEIYGAAVADKLDNSRGILNRRYYRQHCNLEAGSYTKDLSAINRDLSSIFILDNSPVAYRAYPDNAIPITSWFSDATDTALLCLLPMLDALRFCNDVRSVLSRNLHKSLDPAIKNRFYLSSRP